Proteins encoded by one window of Cannabis sativa cultivar Pink pepper isolate KNU-18-1 chromosome 4, ASM2916894v1, whole genome shotgun sequence:
- the LOC115714659 gene encoding auxin-responsive protein IAA8 yields the protein MSPPLLGGEEEGHSTLVSSSSPIDCRSQNGSGLKERNYLGLSDCSSVDSSAVSNLSEENRSNLNFKATELRLGLPGSQSPERETDLCLLGSGKLDEKQLFPLLPLKDGICSSSQKNVVLGNKRGFSDAMDGFSEVKTSAYGDGNWRYASGSDNESPHSVGQGKFPGNSGMNVMLPSRAAAAQPATVKEVPAKGMQERSRATNGANHNHVSSANNNAPAAKAQVVGWPPIRSFRKNSLAPASKNNDEVDGKPNPGALFVKVSMDGAPYLRKVDLRTYATYQELSSALEKMFSCFTIGQCGSHGAPGKEKLSESKLRDLLHGSEYVLTYEDKDGDWMLVGDVPWEMFIDSCKKLKIMKGSDAIGLAPRAVEKSQNRN from the exons ATGTCTCCACCACTGCTGGGTGGTGAAGAGGAAGGACACAGCACCCTGGTGTCTTCCTCTTCCCCTATTGACTGTAGATCCCAAAATGGGTCAGGACTAAAAGAACGGAATTACCTGGGATTGTCGGATTGTTCTTCGGTTGACAGCTCTGCAGTTTCAAACTTGTCTGAAGAGAACAGGAGCAATCTGAATTTTAAGGCTACTGAGTTGAGGCTTGGTCTTCCTGGATCCCAGTCACCGGAGCGTGAAACTGACCTCTGTTTGTTGGGCTCAGGGAAACTTGATGAGAAGCAACTTTTTCCTTTGCTTCCTTTGAAAGATGGGATCTGCTCTTCATCACAGAAGAATGTTGTTTTGGGCAATAAAAGAGGATTCTCTGATGCTATGGATGGATTCTCAGAGGTGAAAACTTCAGCATATGGTGATGGAAATTGGAGGTATGCATCTGGTTCTGATAATGAATCTCCACACTCTGTGGGACAAGGAAAATTCCCAGGTAATTCAGGAATGAATGTGATGCTACCATCAAGGGCTGCAGCTGCTCAGCCAGCCACAGTGAAAGAGGTCCCTGCTAAAGGGATGCAAGAAAGATCTCGTGCTACTAATGGAGCCAACCATAATCATGTTTCTTCTGCTAACAACAATGCTCCTGCTGCAAA GGCACAGGTTGTTGGTTGGCCTCCTATAAGATCATTTAGGAAGAATTCACTTGCCCCCGCTTCGAAGAACAATGACGAAGTTGATGGGAAACCAAATCCTGGAGCGCTTTTTGTCAAGGTCAGCATGGATGGTGCTCCCTATTTGAGGAAGGTGGATCTGAGAACTTATGCTACTTATCAAGAATTGTCTTCTGCTCTTGAAAAAATGTTCAGCTGCTTCACCATAG GTCAATGTGGATCTCATGGAGCTCCAGGGAAGGAAAAGCTGAGTGAGAGCAAGTTAAGGGATCTCCTCCACGGATCTGAATATGTGCTCACTTATGAGGACAAAGATGGTGACTGGATGCTTGTTGGTGATGTCCCATGGGA GATGTTTATTGATTCATGCAAGAAGCTAAAGATCATGAAGGGCTCTGATGCCATTGGCTTAG CTCCGAGGGCAGTGGAGAAATCCCAAAACAGAAACTAG